In Fusarium oxysporum Fo47 chromosome XI, complete sequence, the following are encoded in one genomic region:
- a CDS encoding amino acid permease/ SLC12A domain-containing protein: protein MSPHSSRASPGELQPLLHNMDIDKKNPDIEAGRESPTIEPTLPTNNVDAKAEDYENRNVGTLNRRLKSRHVQFLALSGAIGTGLFVGSGQVLSLAGPLSAFLAYTITGFNIYCVLNSVGEMASWLPIPGPVPIFAARFVDPALGFALAWNYWYQFAIGVPIEVTVSAVIVNYWHHNIPQVALITLFYFTMVLLNCLPVRIYGEAEFVFGAIKLLTIVGLIILMFIITVGGAPNGEAIGFRYWNHPGPMNEYLKGGALGRFLAFVKVFITATFSYGGSEMVVMASGETENPRRNIPKAIRRVFWRIAIFYVLSIFLVGLCVSSKDPSLLNAINKSAPGAAQSPFVIAIRNGGIKILPSIINAVILTSAWSSGNSLFYAATRVLYAAALDGKAPRILTWERFGVPYLCVGVTTIFGLLVYLNVSNSGSEVFFWFSNLSGVGALIIWASVSFTYLRFYYCLSHHGIDRNTLPFKSPFQPFLAYFSFCFCTIVAVFNGFDAFFPGRFSAKTFLPPYINIPIFLVLIFGYKWIKKSKYVKYSEMDIWSGKAEIDRLEHTWPIVQPRNWLERIWFWIA from the coding sequence ATGTCTCCTCACTCATCTCGCGCATCGCCAGGGGAGCTACAACCGCTGCTGCATAACATGGATatcgacaagaagaacccCGATATAGAAGCTGGCAGGGAGTCGCCCACCATCGAACCAACACTCCCGACCAACAACGTTGATGCTAAGGCTGAGGATTACGAGAACCGAAATGTCGGTACTTTGAACCGCAGGCTCAAGTCTAGGCATGTTCAGTTCCTTGCTTTGTCTGGTGCCATTGGCACGGGCCTTTTTGTTGGTAGTGGTCAGGTCCTGTCACTTGCTGGGCCCCTCTCTGCGTTTTTGGCGTACACTATCACGGGCTTCAACATCTACTGTGTGTTGAATAGTGTTGGTGAGATGGCATCATGGCTACCAATTCCCGGCCCCGTCCCCATCTTTGCTGCCCGTTTCGTCGACCCTGCCCTTGGTTTCGCTCTTGCTTGGAACTATTGGTATCAGTTCGCTATTGGTGTTCCGATTGAGGTCACTGTCTCGGCTGTCATCGTCAATTACTGGCACCATAACATTCCCCAAGTCGCATTGATCACACTCTTCTACTTTACCATGGTCCTTCTCAACTGCCTACCTGTTCGGATATACGGAGAAGCCGAGTTTGTCTTCGGAGCTATCAAGCTATTGACCATCGTCggtctcatcatcctcatgttcatcatcactgtcGGCGGCGCTCCAAATGGCGAGGCAATCGGCTTCCGATATTGGAACCACCCCGGCCCCATGAATGAGTACCTCAAAGGTGGTGCTCTCGGCCGATTCCTCGCCTTTGTCAAGGTGTTCATCACTGCAACGTTCTCCTACGGTGGTAGCGAAATGGTCGTCATGGCATCCGGCGAGACTGAGAACCCTCGTCGCAACATTCCCAAGGCCATCCGCCGTGTCTTTTGGAGAATCGCCATCTTCTATGTCCTatccatcttcctcgtcggTCTTTGCGTCTCATCCAAGGACCCCAGCctcctcaacgccatcaaCAAGTCTGCTCCCGGCGCCGCTCAAAGCCCTTTCGTCATTGCCATCCGCAACGGCGGCATCAAGATTCTtccctccatcatcaacgctGTCATCCTCACGTCGGCCTGGTCGTCCGGCAACTCTCTCTTCTACGCCGCAACCCGAGTTCTCTACGCCGCTGCCCTTGATGGCAAAGCACCCCGAATTCTGACCTGGGAGAGATTCGGTGTTCCCTATCTCTGTGTTGGCGTCACCACTATCTTCGGGCTTTTGGTGTACCTCAACGTGAGCAACAGCGGCTCAGAGGTTTTTTTCTGGTTCAGCAACCTTAGCGGCGTCGGAGCTCTCATCATCTGGGCCAGTGTTTCCTTCACCTACCTCCGCTTCTACTACTGCCTCAGCCACCATGGCATCGACCGAAATACTCTACCATTCAAATCACCTTTTCAACCCTTCCTGGCTTACTTCTCTTTCTGCTTCTGTACCATCGTTGCAGTATTCAATGGTTTTGATGCCTTCTTCCCAGGACGTTTTAGTGCAAAGACATTCCTGCCCCCAtacatcaacatccccatcttccttgttttgatCTTCGGATATAAATGGATCAAGAAGTCTAAGTATGTTAAGTACTCTGAGATGGATATATGGTCTGGCAAGGCGGAGATTGATCGCTTGGAACATACTTGGCCGATTGTCCAACCAAGAAACTGGCTTGAGCGCATCTGGTTCTGGATTGCTTGA